The following coding sequences lie in one Methylotenera versatilis 301 genomic window:
- a CDS encoding PilT/PilU family type 4a pilus ATPase produces the protein MTNDQALTYMHNLLRAMLDKKASDLFISADFPPAMKIDGKMTPVTQQKLTGELTKAFADAIMNDKQKAEFAVEKECNFAIWPKEIGRFRVNVFLQQEKIGMVLRTITTKIPNFEDLGLPKVLKEVMMTKRGLVILVGGTGSGKSTTLAALIDYRNEHSFGHIITVEDPVEYVHQSKNCLVTHREVGRDTNGWFNALKNTLRQAPDVILIGEIRDRETMEFALAFAETGHLCMATLHANSANQALDRIINFFPEERHAQLHMDLSLNLRAFVSQRLVSKVGGGRSAAVEILLNSPLISDLILRGETGMVKEIMAKSTEQGMQTFDQALFQLCEDGVISEEDALRNADSLTELRLRFKLKGKNAGAKSTSMFALHEEPKEEKAPEVQAAM, from the coding sequence GATGGAAAAATGACGCCAGTCACGCAGCAAAAGCTCACAGGCGAACTCACCAAAGCCTTTGCTGATGCCATTATGAATGACAAGCAGAAAGCCGAGTTTGCGGTTGAAAAAGAATGCAATTTTGCAATCTGGCCTAAAGAAATTGGGCGTTTTCGAGTGAATGTGTTTTTACAGCAAGAAAAAATAGGCATGGTGTTGCGTACTATCACCACAAAAATACCTAACTTTGAGGATTTAGGCTTACCTAAAGTACTCAAAGAAGTGATGATGACCAAGCGTGGCTTGGTGATTTTGGTTGGTGGTACAGGCTCGGGCAAATCCACCACACTGGCTGCGCTGATTGACTACCGCAATGAACACAGCTTCGGTCATATCATTACAGTAGAAGACCCTGTGGAATATGTGCATCAAAGTAAAAACTGTTTGGTCACTCACCGTGAAGTAGGGCGTGACACCAACGGCTGGTTCAATGCGCTGAAAAATACATTACGCCAAGCGCCTGATGTTATTTTGATTGGCGAGATTCGCGACAGGGAAACCATGGAATTCGCGCTAGCCTTTGCGGAAACCGGACATCTTTGCATGGCAACCTTGCATGCCAATAGCGCCAATCAAGCGCTTGATCGCATCATCAACTTTTTCCCTGAAGAACGTCATGCGCAACTGCATATGGATTTATCGTTGAATCTACGTGCATTTGTGTCACAACGATTAGTTTCGAAAGTCGGTGGCGGCCGCAGTGCGGCTGTTGAGATTCTGCTGAATTCACCCTTGATTTCAGATCTGATTTTAAGAGGTGAAACAGGCATGGTAAAAGAGATTATGGCCAAATCAACGGAGCAGGGTATGCAAACATTCGACCAAGCCTTATTCCAGCTCTGTGAAGACGGTGTCATTTCTGAAGAAGATGCTTTAAGAAATGCCGACTCACTCACCGAATTACGTTTGCGCTTTAAACTCAAAGGCAAAAATGCTGGTGCTAAATCAACCAGTATGTTTGCCTTGCATGAAGAGCCTAAAGAGGAAAAGGCCCCAGAAGTTCAGGCAGCAATGTAA
- a CDS encoding DUF2721 domain-containing protein, whose translation MIANITDIHAVSEAIRDAVAPVFLLTGIGSILGVLIGRLGRSIDRARLLNDMPREQHEKFKHEFKIVIKRTKWLRRAIGLATLAALCVCVSIATLFISVETGFKMPHVVLLAFISSMFSVILALLCFLREIVLASREVIVSFNHD comes from the coding sequence ATGATTGCCAACATCACCGATATTCACGCCGTTTCCGAGGCTATTCGCGACGCGGTAGCGCCTGTATTTCTACTCACGGGTATAGGTTCTATTCTAGGCGTGTTGATCGGTCGTCTAGGTAGATCTATAGACCGTGCGCGACTGTTAAACGATATGCCGCGAGAACAGCATGAAAAATTTAAGCATGAGTTCAAGATTGTCATAAAACGCACTAAATGGCTGAGGCGCGCAATTGGTTTGGCAACGCTGGCGGCTTTATGTGTGTGCGTTTCTATTGCTACTTTGTTTATTTCAGTCGAGACGGGTTTTAAAATGCCGCATGTAGTATTGCTGGCATTTATTTCGTCGATGTTTTCGGTGATTTTGGCTTTGCTGTGCTTTTTGCGCGAGATTGTGCTGGCTTCGCGTGAGGTGATTGTGTCATTTAATCATGACTAA
- a CDS encoding DMT family transporter gives MEFIYIFGRLIFSLGSNIYQKKLSQQGLHPFFIVAATYFVLSLIAAPLLVMIEISQLSNAFWLNALLASLFDVGGWMFLVMSLSRTELSVFGPLNAYKVVASMLLAIVFLNEIPSLQGLIGVLVIIAGSYFLTPSTSNLQTNRIVNLLKDKGVQARFLSIFLFAIGTIFLKKSVILGGALATMVFWSLIGFVLALLSNQLFLTGSLKNNMQASKKHLHTLFVIGAMVFIMQYFTLLLLASMMVAYALALFQIGMVLQVFAGYKVFNEKHITRKLLACLVMMAGSVLVLMA, from the coding sequence GTGGAATTCATTTACATTTTTGGTCGCTTAATATTTTCATTAGGCTCTAACATTTATCAAAAAAAGCTATCGCAACAGGGCTTGCACCCGTTTTTTATTGTCGCAGCCACTTACTTTGTTTTAAGCTTAATTGCGGCGCCACTATTGGTCATGATTGAAATCAGCCAACTCAGCAATGCGTTCTGGCTGAACGCATTGCTCGCATCTCTATTTGATGTGGGTGGATGGATGTTTCTAGTGATGTCACTCTCAAGAACCGAGCTTTCCGTCTTCGGTCCACTTAACGCTTATAAAGTCGTTGCATCCATGCTGCTAGCCATCGTGTTTCTAAACGAAATACCTAGCCTGCAAGGTCTAATCGGCGTTTTGGTGATTATTGCTGGCAGCTATTTTTTAACGCCTTCCACGAGTAACTTGCAAACCAACCGCATCGTAAATCTGTTAAAAGACAAAGGCGTACAGGCAAGATTTCTCTCTATCTTCTTATTCGCCATCGGCACTATTTTTCTTAAAAAGTCGGTGATACTCGGCGGTGCATTGGCTACCATGGTGTTTTGGTCGCTCATCGGCTTTGTCCTAGCGCTATTAAGCAATCAACTATTTTTAACTGGCAGCCTAAAAAATAACATGCAAGCCTCCAAAAAGCATCTACACACGCTTTTTGTCATCGGGGCAATGGTGTTTATCATGCAGTATTTTACCTTGCTGCTACTCGCCAGCATGATGGTGGCTTACGCACTAGCACTGTTTCAGATAGGCATGGTTTTACAAGTGTTTGCAGGCTACAAAGTCTTTAACGAAAAACATATCACCAGAAAACTACTCGCCTGCTTAGTCATGATGGCAGGCAGCGTGCTGGTGTTAATGGCCTAG
- a CDS encoding porin — protein MKNQLVSFRWSNLALLPALITSSLAANAATFQKDEDQFINIGVASRISYSSISDAAPNGKDRSNDFTVEEARLYTNGKVHKNVGFEFNLARNSSDNQVEILDAHLGLELNNYFNIWIGRFLPPASRASASAPAYPPSFDFPITEQAPNQFGGRDDGASIWGGTENQALKYQVGAFKGRRGTSNQADNLSYAAKVQYNFWDAEPGFYNLASYDGSKSILSVGSSIRYQKDGAGTLANPGDYRYWNIDGRLEKPLEDGAVVGAEASYYDYDNDDTNDLTAPQGKGYFILGSYTFPQVIGIGKIQPKFVYQKFDNNSSGVDTKRYDLGASYLINGSSNTRIDVFGFKQTADNTRDVDGFKVLFHVAHFF, from the coding sequence ATGAAAAATCAATTAGTGAGTTTTAGATGGAGCAATTTGGCACTTTTGCCTGCTCTAATTACTAGCAGCTTGGCTGCTAATGCTGCAACATTTCAAAAAGATGAAGATCAGTTTATTAATATTGGGGTAGCCTCTAGAATCAGTTATAGCTCAATATCAGATGCTGCACCTAATGGCAAAGATCGCTCAAATGACTTTACTGTTGAGGAAGCGCGTCTCTATACAAATGGTAAAGTCCATAAAAATGTTGGCTTTGAATTTAACTTAGCGAGGAACTCTTCTGATAACCAAGTGGAGATTCTTGACGCACATCTTGGTCTTGAATTAAACAACTACTTTAATATCTGGATTGGTCGCTTTTTACCCCCGGCAAGCCGTGCTTCAGCTTCAGCCCCAGCTTATCCACCGAGTTTTGACTTTCCGATTACTGAGCAAGCACCAAATCAATTTGGTGGTCGCGATGATGGCGCGTCTATCTGGGGCGGCACTGAGAATCAAGCTTTAAAATATCAAGTTGGCGCTTTCAAAGGCAGACGTGGCACTTCGAATCAAGCTGATAATTTATCTTATGCGGCTAAGGTCCAATATAATTTCTGGGATGCTGAGCCTGGTTTCTATAACTTAGCGAGCTATGATGGCTCTAAATCGATTTTATCTGTGGGAAGCTCAATTCGTTACCAAAAAGATGGAGCCGGAACTTTAGCGAATCCAGGTGATTATCGCTATTGGAACATCGACGGTCGTTTAGAAAAACCACTTGAAGATGGTGCGGTAGTGGGTGCCGAGGCATCGTATTATGACTATGATAACGATGATACAAACGATTTAACTGCACCTCAAGGTAAGGGCTACTTTATATTAGGTAGCTACACTTTCCCGCAAGTAATTGGTATTGGTAAAATCCAACCAAAATTTGTTTATCAAAAGTTTGATAATAACTCATCTGGTGTTGATACAAAGCGTTACGACTTGGGCGCAAGCTATTTAATCAATGGCAGCAGCAATACCCGTATTGATGTATTTGGATTCAAACAAACTGCTGACAATACGCGTGATGTAGATGGCTTTAAAGTATTGTTCCATGTGGCGCATTTCTTTTAA
- a CDS encoding ABC transporter ATP-binding protein has protein sequence MSTASILRVENIEVIYEKVILAVKDISLDIKTGSIVALLGANGAGKSTTLKAISNLINAERGEVVHGHIYYQGKEVTHGEPHQLVRDGLIQVLEGRHCFAHLTVEENLLSGAFVKRPKAGNLKSDLELIYHYFPRLRSLRKKQAGYTSGGEQQMLAIGRALMAKPSLVLLDEPSMGLAPQIVEEIFEIVCQLNKDEGVSFLLAEQNANIALRYADYAYLLENGRIASEGIAERFHASELLEASYLGR, from the coding sequence ATGAGTACAGCATCCATATTACGTGTTGAGAATATTGAAGTAATCTATGAAAAAGTCATTCTGGCTGTCAAAGATATTTCGCTGGATATTAAAACAGGCAGCATCGTCGCATTACTCGGGGCAAATGGTGCGGGGAAAAGCACTACCTTAAAAGCTATTTCAAATTTAATAAATGCTGAGCGTGGTGAAGTTGTGCATGGTCATATTTATTATCAAGGTAAAGAGGTGACTCATGGTGAGCCTCATCAATTAGTCAGAGATGGACTAATACAGGTTTTAGAAGGACGGCATTGCTTTGCACATCTGACTGTTGAAGAAAACTTACTGTCAGGGGCATTTGTAAAGCGTCCAAAAGCAGGAAACCTAAAATCTGATTTAGAGCTTATCTATCACTACTTTCCAAGGTTAAGAAGCTTGCGAAAGAAACAAGCTGGATATACTTCTGGGGGCGAGCAGCAAATGCTAGCGATTGGTCGCGCATTGATGGCAAAGCCGAGTTTAGTGCTTTTAGATGAACCTTCTATGGGGCTTGCACCACAAATAGTTGAAGAAATATTTGAAATAGTTTGCCAGCTCAATAAAGATGAGGGTGTTAGTTTTCTGTTAGCTGAACAAAATGCAAATATCGCACTTCGTTATGCGGATTATGCTTACTTATTAGAGAATGGACGTATTGCAAGTGAAGGTATAGCGGAACGATTTCACGCGTCGGAATTGCTTGAGGCGTCTTATTTAGGTCGTTAA
- a CDS encoding ABC transporter substrate-binding protein: MKRNLGKIAKILISIGLSATFFAGNAYAENEQYFPLQSYRIGPYAAGGSGFFGGFIDYLQYINTKEGGVNGVKLTWSECETEYVVEKGVECYERLKKGLNGAPAAATNPLSVGIAYATLERSTADKLPLITINHGRTDSTDGSVFPYVFPLQLNPYSEVSAIINYIGTKSGGLDKLKGKKIVTLYHGSPYGKETNPILELLAKKYGFQLTLLEVPHPGNEQQSQWLTIRRDKPDWVILRGWGVMNPVALKTAQKTGFPADHIIGNIWSNSEDDAAPAGAAAKGYISITTHPSGTNFQVLQDIDKVVVKAGKGNLQDPKRFGTVYYNLGVENGILNVEAIRVAQAKFGKRPLTGEEVRWGFEHIKLDDARLKQLGAYGLVQPLKLSCADHEGGGSVRFQQWDGSKWKVISDWVQADRKLLRPIIEQSSHEYAKEKGITPRDCSKES; the protein is encoded by the coding sequence ATGAAGAGAAATTTAGGCAAAATTGCTAAAATTCTAATCTCGATAGGATTAAGCGCAACATTTTTTGCTGGCAATGCATATGCAGAAAATGAGCAATATTTCCCCTTACAAAGTTATCGTATCGGACCATATGCTGCTGGCGGTTCAGGTTTTTTTGGTGGCTTTATTGACTACCTACAGTACATTAACACCAAAGAAGGTGGTGTAAACGGTGTAAAACTTACTTGGAGTGAGTGCGAAACAGAATATGTAGTCGAAAAAGGTGTTGAGTGCTACGAACGCCTGAAAAAAGGACTAAACGGTGCGCCTGCCGCTGCGACTAATCCGCTTTCAGTAGGTATTGCCTATGCAACCTTAGAGCGTTCTACGGCAGATAAATTGCCGTTGATTACCATCAACCACGGTAGAACAGATTCCACTGATGGCAGTGTATTTCCTTACGTGTTTCCACTGCAATTGAATCCTTATAGTGAGGTGTCAGCTATTATTAATTACATCGGGACTAAGTCTGGCGGTTTGGATAAATTGAAAGGTAAGAAGATCGTCACGCTTTACCATGGCTCTCCTTATGGCAAAGAAACCAACCCGATTCTAGAGTTATTGGCCAAAAAATATGGCTTTCAGTTAACGCTGTTAGAAGTACCACACCCAGGAAATGAACAGCAATCGCAATGGCTCACTATTCGTCGTGATAAACCAGATTGGGTAATTTTACGTGGCTGGGGTGTGATGAATCCTGTTGCATTGAAAACAGCCCAAAAAACTGGTTTCCCCGCGGACCACATTATCGGTAATATTTGGAGTAACTCTGAAGATGACGCAGCGCCAGCAGGTGCAGCAGCTAAAGGCTATATCTCAATTACAACCCATCCATCAGGCACTAATTTCCAAGTGTTGCAGGATATTGACAAGGTTGTTGTAAAAGCTGGCAAAGGCAACTTGCAAGATCCTAAACGTTTTGGAACGGTTTACTACAACTTAGGTGTTGAAAATGGCATCCTTAACGTTGAAGCCATTCGCGTTGCGCAAGCTAAGTTTGGTAAGCGTCCATTAACTGGTGAAGAGGTTCGTTGGGGCTTTGAGCACATCAAACTAGATGATGCCCGTCTCAAGCAATTAGGTGCGTATGGTTTGGTGCAACCGCTTAAATTAAGTTGCGCTGATCATGAAGGTGGCGGCTCAGTGCGATTCCAACAATGGGACGGAAGCAAATGGAAAGTCATTTCAGATTGGGTTCAAGCAGATCGCAAACTGTTGCGTCCTATTATTGAGCAGTCCTCACACGAATATGCCAAAGAAAAAGGGATTACACCGCGTGATTGCTCTAAAGAATCATAA
- a CDS encoding branched-chain amino acid ABC transporter permease yields MIYRESGQFITSYRADNRLFKLHQDRFSFYALLAFAFIVVPFIGNDYWFSAVLIPFLVLSLAGLGLNLLTGYAGQLSLGSAAFMAVGAFAAYNFHLRIEGLPFLVSFFFGGITAAAVGVIFGLPSLRIKGFYLLVSTLAAQFFVQWALTNFAWFSHNSSSGVITAPPLIILGHDFSNPVGRYLLTLTIVVALGLIARSIVKSEIGRQWMAVRDMDTAASVIGISVSKAKLLAFGISSFFLGIAGSLWAFTYLGTVEPHGFDLTRSFQILFIIIIGGMGSISGNFIGAAFIVLLPILLSVISNHLLSGAIDAGQLENFQKIIFGALIIFFLIKEPNGLAKYWQTFRQRARVWPLRF; encoded by the coding sequence ATGATATATAGAGAATCTGGACAATTTATTACAAGCTATCGTGCTGATAACAGACTTTTTAAGTTACATCAGGATAGATTTTCATTCTATGCACTTTTAGCATTTGCCTTTATTGTCGTACCTTTTATTGGCAACGACTATTGGTTCAGTGCGGTATTAATTCCCTTCTTAGTTCTTTCATTAGCTGGTTTAGGCCTTAATTTACTGACTGGATATGCAGGCCAGCTCTCGCTTGGCTCTGCGGCCTTTATGGCAGTAGGAGCTTTTGCAGCTTATAACTTTCATCTACGGATAGAAGGATTGCCATTTTTAGTGAGTTTTTTCTTTGGAGGAATTACTGCCGCTGCCGTTGGTGTAATTTTCGGTTTACCTAGCTTACGAATCAAAGGTTTCTATTTGCTAGTGAGCACTTTAGCTGCCCAATTCTTTGTGCAATGGGCTTTGACGAACTTTGCATGGTTTTCCCACAATAGTTCGTCTGGTGTGATTACCGCGCCGCCGCTGATTATTTTAGGCCACGACTTTAGTAATCCTGTCGGCCGCTATTTGCTGACGTTAACGATTGTCGTAGCGTTAGGCCTTATTGCCCGAAGCATAGTAAAGAGCGAGATTGGTCGCCAATGGATGGCTGTTAGAGACATGGATACTGCTGCGTCGGTGATTGGTATCTCAGTTTCCAAGGCGAAGTTACTCGCTTTTGGCATCAGCTCATTTTTCTTGGGCATTGCTGGGTCTTTATGGGCATTTACTTACTTAGGAACTGTTGAGCCGCATGGGTTTGACTTAACACGCTCCTTCCAAATCCTGTTTATTATCATTATTGGTGGTATGGGTAGTATTTCAGGTAATTTCATTGGTGCCGCTTTTATTGTTCTGTTGCCTATCCTTTTATCAGTGATCTCCAATCACTTGCTATCTGGAGCAATCGACGCAGGGCAACTTGAAAATTTTCAGAAAATTATTTTCGGCGCATTGATTATTTTCTTCTTAATCAAAGAACCCAATGGTCTTGCCAAATATTGGCAAACATTTAGGCAGCGCGCTCGCGTTTGGCCTCTCAGATTCTAA
- a CDS encoding branched-chain amino acid ABC transporter permease, translating into MGFFFEVLIGGLLSGVMYSLVAIGFVLIYKASGVFNFAQGSMVLFSALTFVSLLERHVPFWLAFGMTMLTMIALAWAVERFVLRPLVNRPPITLFMATLGLSYIVEGLAQAVWGAQVHGLELGISDEPFEFLGLLLSQFDLFAAGVAGALVLLLSFLFNKTRTGIELRAVADDQLAALSVGIKLQKLWLIVWAVAGFVGLVAGLLWGARLGVQFSLSLIVLKALPVLIIGGFTSIEGAIVGGLIVGASEKLAEVYIGPIIGGGIENWFPYVLATVFLLIRPTGLFGEQTIERV; encoded by the coding sequence ATGGGGTTCTTCTTCGAAGTCTTGATTGGTGGTTTGCTCTCTGGGGTGATGTACTCCTTGGTTGCTATCGGTTTTGTACTGATTTACAAGGCATCAGGTGTGTTCAATTTTGCACAAGGGTCAATGGTATTGTTTTCAGCGCTTACCTTTGTAAGTCTGTTAGAAAGGCATGTTCCATTTTGGCTAGCTTTCGGAATGACGATGCTCACCATGATTGCGCTTGCTTGGGCGGTCGAAAGATTCGTTTTACGTCCATTGGTTAATCGCCCTCCTATCACCTTGTTCATGGCTACGTTGGGCTTGAGTTATATCGTTGAGGGCTTAGCGCAAGCTGTATGGGGTGCGCAAGTGCACGGTTTGGAGTTAGGCATTAGTGATGAGCCATTTGAATTTCTTGGTTTACTGCTTTCACAGTTTGATCTATTTGCCGCAGGTGTTGCGGGTGCTTTAGTGTTGTTGCTTTCTTTCTTGTTCAACAAAACAAGAACAGGTATTGAGTTGAGAGCCGTTGCGGATGATCAACTGGCTGCGCTTTCTGTTGGTATTAAATTACAAAAACTTTGGCTTATTGTATGGGCGGTAGCAGGCTTCGTTGGACTAGTGGCTGGCTTATTGTGGGGCGCACGTTTAGGTGTGCAGTTCTCACTTTCACTGATTGTTTTAAAAGCACTACCAGTGCTCATCATTGGAGGCTTTACCTCAATAGAAGGCGCAATTGTTGGCGGGCTTATTGTCGGTGCTTCTGAAAAATTGGCTGAAGTTTATATCGGCCCAATCATTGGTGGTGGAATTGAAAATTGGTTTCCGTATGTGTTAGCCACAGTTTTCTTACTAATTCGGCCTACTGGCTTGTTTGGTGAACAGACGATTGAACGTGTTTAG
- a CDS encoding ABC transporter ATP-binding protein, with the protein MSGQNVLLSMSNISLSFKGVKAITDISFNVNQGEICSLIGPNGAGKSSLLNVINGVYQPDVGQITFDGETRTKMKPHDAAVKGVARTFQNIALFKGMSVLDNVLTGRNLKVQTHWVQQALNSRSSVKDSLIQRKKAEEVIEFLQIQQWRNHLVSSLPYGLQKRVELARALAAEPKLLLLDEPMAGMNKDEKREMSQFILDTKKEFGTTIVLIEHDIGVVMSLSDHVVVLDYGKKIGDGTPDEVRVNPEVLAAYLGTKH; encoded by the coding sequence ATGAGTGGTCAAAACGTGTTGTTAAGCATGTCAAACATATCACTTTCCTTCAAGGGCGTTAAAGCAATTACTGATATTAGCTTTAATGTGAATCAAGGGGAAATCTGCTCACTCATTGGTCCTAATGGCGCGGGCAAAAGCTCATTGCTGAATGTGATTAATGGCGTCTACCAGCCCGATGTTGGGCAAATTACCTTCGATGGTGAGACTAGAACAAAAATGAAACCCCATGATGCTGCAGTTAAAGGCGTTGCGCGCACCTTTCAAAATATTGCCTTATTCAAAGGCATGAGCGTGCTAGATAACGTACTTACGGGCAGAAATCTTAAAGTCCAAACGCATTGGGTTCAGCAGGCTTTAAATTCTAGAAGTTCGGTGAAAGATAGTCTCATTCAACGCAAAAAGGCTGAGGAAGTCATTGAGTTTTTGCAAATTCAACAATGGCGAAATCATTTAGTGAGTAGCTTACCCTATGGATTGCAAAAAAGGGTCGAGCTCGCTCGCGCCTTAGCTGCTGAACCAAAATTGTTATTACTAGATGAACCGATGGCTGGTATGAATAAAGATGAGAAACGTGAAATGAGTCAGTTTATTTTGGATACCAAGAAGGAGTTTGGCACAACCATTGTACTGATTGAACATGACATTGGTGTGGTGATGTCATTATCAGATCACGTAGTTGTGCTTGATTACGGAAAGAAAATTGGTGATGGAACGCCTGATGAAGTGCGGGTAAACCCTGAGGTTTTAGCAGCCTATCTCGGCACAAAGCATTAA
- a CDS encoding AMP-binding protein, with translation MMSIDTLPSWLNFQASSFGKRVAIRHKQLGIWKESTWSDSRDEVYRLVQLLKRKGFASGDTLFLLTHPRPEALLISVAAQWLGGVAAPIDPQNDVEQISELFQLLKPVFLFAEGQLQVDLALQLSEQPHLIIYADRRGLSNYQHSSLNFYSEIIQAELDIFDIRHVAESEHNAFAFFRLNNAKHVEVKLLKHREMLMQARDLVSLEHLTNTEEALVARTFAASGHVRYLLAPWLLAGFRLNFPENINTRDNDRRELGPTLVAGTKQTYERLESLIKARLPLNGTWLRAALDWAIYSQSKHSLLGKLVAHWLYLRPLRDVIGFSRTRVPLLVDEPLSEQSLNFFKALGINIRNWPDVQDWKAVNVEPHTFSHSSAKKNYVEVNAVNIDIRSTPTGLLV, from the coding sequence ATGATGAGTATTGATACATTACCTAGTTGGTTGAATTTTCAAGCGTCTAGCTTTGGCAAGCGTGTGGCCATTCGCCATAAGCAATTAGGTATTTGGAAAGAGTCTACTTGGAGTGATTCAAGGGATGAGGTGTATAGATTGGTGCAACTGCTTAAGCGCAAAGGTTTTGCATCTGGAGACACACTGTTTCTTTTGACTCACCCAAGACCTGAGGCGCTTTTGATCTCTGTTGCGGCTCAATGGCTGGGTGGAGTAGCCGCGCCGATAGACCCGCAAAATGATGTTGAGCAAATCTCGGAGCTTTTTCAATTGTTAAAGCCAGTTTTTCTATTTGCAGAAGGTCAATTACAAGTTGATCTTGCGCTTCAGCTTAGTGAGCAGCCACATTTAATTATTTATGCAGATCGGCGTGGTTTATCCAACTATCAACATTCTTCTTTGAATTTCTATTCAGAAATAATACAAGCCGAGTTAGATATATTTGATATCAGGCATGTTGCTGAATCTGAGCATAATGCATTTGCATTTTTCAGATTGAATAACGCTAAGCATGTTGAAGTTAAATTACTAAAGCATAGAGAAATGCTGATGCAAGCGCGTGATTTGGTAAGCCTTGAGCATTTAACAAATACAGAAGAAGCCCTAGTTGCACGGACATTTGCGGCCAGTGGGCATGTTAGATACTTACTGGCTCCCTGGCTACTAGCTGGTTTTCGCCTTAATTTTCCAGAAAATATCAACACTCGAGACAACGATAGAAGAGAGCTCGGACCAACGCTGGTGGCGGGTACTAAGCAAACATATGAGCGGCTAGAGAGCCTAATTAAAGCGCGTTTACCGCTAAATGGTACGTGGTTGAGAGCAGCATTAGATTGGGCAATATATTCTCAGTCTAAGCATTCATTACTAGGTAAGTTGGTAGCGCATTGGCTATATTTACGCCCACTACGTGATGTGATTGGCTTTAGCCGAACTAGAGTGCCGCTGCTAGTGGACGAGCCATTGAGTGAGCAGTCTTTAAATTTTTTTAAGGCGCTTGGAATAAACATAAGAAATTGGCCTGATGTGCAAGATTGGAAAGCGGTGAATGTAGAGCCTCATACTTTTTCCCATAGCAGCGCTAAGAAAAACTATGTTGAAGTCAATGCTGTAAACATCGACATTCGTAGTACGCCTACGGGGTTGCTTGTATGA